The sequence aggaagtcagtagacggattggtctgacagcaggggtcatgaaatctcgacaagagtatttggagatgccggtacctatgcaaaaggatcAAGCAACATGGCTTCAAGGACCTGAAACTGCCAGTTTTACTGTACATAGTGAAACATAGATGCTATCTTCTGCTTTGGAATtttgtcttgatgtcttttgtagcAGGTCCTTGCACCAGGTTATGGGATACAGTTGGCGGCACCGTGTGTCCAACCAATGgttgcaccatgagactggtaAAGAACCTGCTACCTGCACAATCTgcaatcgccaactcaggctatacagcCACCTGGCTCATTTCCCACAGGATGagcctgcccaccaggttgtctctgtttgagacaaccctgggtggaggtctgtgggatgacctaggaaATCGTGGCTTGGGTAGATCAATCAAACCTGCTGTAAGGAGTTAGATATGGGCCGGATCCCTGCCTGGTgccttgccatgagggacccttgtaGGTGGAAATGACGGGTGGATGTAAATATACCCCCCCATTGGTGTTAGCtgcccaatgatgatgatgatgatgtagctTAGAGATGGCCTCACAAAGCCTCCAACACAGAGATCGTCAGCTTCCCCAGTAATTTCTCGTCACATAATGATCCAAgcatgtgggggggagggaaggtataCTAGCCTTTTAACAACTACGTAAAATGAAGGAGCCACTGGTTATGGACAGTTATATTCTAAATAACTACTAAGGCATAAGACATACAATGTATTTCATGATTTAGACTTTTTCACCTGCTTGTCACGCATTTCAAGGCTATATCTCTACCTTTACTGACACTAGAATATGCAAGAAAAGACAGCTTTACTAACTGAAATCCTAACATTATCTGTAAGTTAATGAAGTCTTAGAGAACAATAAAAGCGAAATAAGTCACGTCAAAGCGTAACTTCACTCGCCTCTTAGTCTTAAATTCCGACAATGCAGCCATGGCGactccttattttttccttttcttgtctaaTGGTTCCTCTTTTCACTCAGGATTTCGTCTCTAGTACACTAATTATGTAAAGAATAGAGAGAGTTTGTGGAGCTTCTTTTGCCAACTGAAAAAAACTTTTGAACGCAAACAGCTGATCGTATATAACCGGGTTGGATAAgagattattgttttcattaaacAATTACTTAAAATTTAACAGCATCCGATATTGAAATTCAAAATGtacatttttaagatattttctttTCACAGAAGTAGGATATTCGTATtacgatggattttttttttttataattagctCTCCAATGTGACCCGATGTTATATGTCATTTAGTATTaagtttaaaaatgttttggttGTAATTTTTCTTATGAGTGTTATTTATAATTGTGTTATAATTATCAGTTGTCTTATATTTACCGccatttattctttatcttatagtGATACccgatttttgttcttgttattgctgcacTGATgcaaccttttcccttttggttgtAGAATGCGTATTCAGCATCAACCTTTCTATGTATAAAACTTGCATGAATTACAACtatatcattctctttatctattttcatacacacacacacggacacacgaataccctcatatatatatatatatatatatatatatatatatatatatatatatatatatatatatatatatatatgtgtgtgtgtgtgtgtgtgtctgtgtgtgtgtgtgtgtgtgtgtgtgggtgtgtgtgtgtgtgtgtgtgtgtgtgtgtgtgtgtgtgtgtgtgtgtgtgtgttgtgtgcgtatgtttggtgtgtggtgtgtgtgtttgtgtggtgtgtgtgtgtgtgtgtgtgtgcgtgttcatgtgtgtgtgtgtgtgtttgtgaatatatagacataaagatatagacacacacacacatacgtatatacacatatatatatatatatatatataatatatatatatatatatatatatatatatatatatatatatatatatatattatatatatacatatatatatatatatatatatatatatatatatatatatatatatatatatacatacacacgtgtatgtgtgtgtgtttgtgtgtgcatgtgtgtgtttatgtgtgcatgtgtgtgtttgtgtgtgcatgagtgagtgtgtgtgtgtgtgtgtgtgtgtgtgtgtgtttgtgtgtgtgtgtgtgtgtgtgtgtgtgtgtgtgtgtgtgtgtgtgtgtgtgtatgtgattgtatgtgatataagatattctacatctgTGACCATGATGTGATCCAAGAAATCTCTCTCAATACTTAGGTAATATGggaaacatgtgaacatttcactgGATCGTCAtactctagcaacaaaatatttagcttgaaaatctacactactatcgtagtgaaaatgctttcatattaataaggtcgtggctaagaagagcgaaacaAGTATgtctttcgtatgcctacgcttttaattaacacatttcattgtcatgcacaatgctcattattgttttattatattatttatgctttATCCCTGGGCATATTGGACTctaaaagtgttccatgacgaatgagatttGGGAAGTAGACAGAagtcatgttttgtttacagaatatgtttgaatggtcaaaagcatattacagaaatttatattatgttctacgtAACCAGTTcacttcttgtgtacgtataattgaatatgtgAAGGCGTAAATTCATACAccattttaaatgtaattaataagaattaatcaaaagtgacatattcaaaacatttaaaggagtgtgacgtccgGAACCGATGtcaatagacgaaggaaaaaaagtataataggaggcgcttagggcccgcgcattttcaactgatttggtagttctaaattattttcattgtaattttaagatgttgataactaaGAACTCGCATATAATGCTACATcttaatgtaatatcagtaaaacagtggttgataattagtacatttcaaaaataaaatcagattagtTTCGGTGATAGCGAAAATAAGACCTCAATTGCGGAAGATGCTAAGTATATTCTAAGCTGATAAGAACTCGATATtctcgtatgtatttatgtatgtttttaattattttttactcatctattgttatcgttttttacTTGCTGTTTCTTGGTTATCATGAGCTAATTCAAATGGTGTATCTGTAAAGCATCATCTAGTATTTATTGATAGAGTATATTGGCTAATGACTGTGTATACTGACTATAATTTCATTGTAGATTCATGAATGCCAATTTCACGCAacggataaataataataataataatgtattaacaataagtaattattgtcgttatattttgattatagaaCATATAATTCATTACGAATTTGTGTGAAGTACATATAAAAAAGTTGTTCAAACAATAACGTTGTTGTAATATTTATAACACTATTAAAATTCAAAACTCGATAAGAACaatttatctttatcaaaataatatttcgCAATATCGCAAagcaagttaatatatatatatatatatatatatatatatatatatatatatatatatatatatatatatatatattatgttgtgtgtgtgtgtgtgtgtgtgtgtgtgtgtgtgtgtgtgtgtgtgtgtgtgtgtgtctgtgtgtctgtgtgtaattttACTGGTTAGGGCAACATAATGTTAAACCAAAGTCATCCCAAAGGTATAGACCTTAATtagtgtttataaatattttgcagTAAGAAAATACGACCGGAAACGTTTTTGATTCAGATCACGAGCACCTTATCTGTAGATAAGACGGCTAGGGAGCTGATGCTATCTTCTCACAAGGAAGGGCTTTGTTACATTATCTTAcgctttatctctcctcctctctaccatacacacacacgcacacacgcacccaacatacatacatacacacacacatgcgcgcgcgcgcgcgcacacacacacacactgtgtctgtgtgaatgggtatatatatatatatatatatatatatatatatatatatatatatatatatatatgtgtgtgtctgtgtgcctgtgtgtctgtgtgtgcatgtgtgtgtgtgtgtgtgtgtgtgcatatatgtagtaCACATTGTACTGTAAACCTTGTAATGTCGTTTCAGTCTTTAACTGTATTAATGTACATCAGGCGGTGTTACCAAACACAACAGTATTTCTTGCTCTTCACAAGAGCATCTGGGCGGGGCTAGGGTTATATccgctattttattttatttcatatgttaATTCCATAATGTCTTGCAGAACCTCTGACGAAGGCCATGGGATCTCTGGTTGGGAATCACCGCTGTGGCTCCTTTTAATTATGGACCATTTTCATCTTGACGCTCCGTAGCTTGTCTGCCGTACAGGGAACTGTCGATACGGAATGGTATTAGTATTCTAATTTCTTAAAATCAATGTGTGCTGAATACAACAAACAACATTGTATAACCGTCACCATAAACGCCAACACAAATAACCAAGAAAAATGGACACTACAACCCAACTCACACATATAAGCAACAGATAACGACAGCTATGAGGGCCGTGAAGGTGTAGATGGCTCCAGGGAATGTCTCGAGAGAGCTGTTGTAAATAGCAGTGTAAACAAAGGCCGAGAGAACTGGGACGCCGGTCTCGAATGCCCCAAGAACTGCAAATATCTTGGCTGTTTCTTCCTCATTCACCGTTTTCGATATGGCACCTCTTGAGGCCATGATGATTAGCCCTTGTCCTAGGCCTATAACTGACGctgtgaaggggaagaggaagaaaatttatATGAACTGGTCTAAACTGCATATCAAAGTTAGAAAGTGTTTATACTGCAGCTAGGGTAATCTATTCTAGGCTATAGTATGTGGTGAAATCTAAGCAATCACTTCGATTGACTAGTCTGTATACGTCAAAGTTGAAAATCTTATTTGtggatgtgtaaaaaaaaaccatCAAGTCAGGACTTGTATATATTTTCAAAGTTACGGTATCTACCTGCTAAGCTATATTGTGAgatgaacctgattttttttttgcaaatctaCGAACATCGGTATTTAAAAATAATCTCAACAAAATAAGCGTTTAACTACAAAGACCTCTTACTtccatatttatgatataaatgaaGTTTAGCAAAAATCTTAAGCTCCAGGCTGTCTTGCACTACACACGGTAAGAAGAGAAccttttaaatatgaaaataaacacccGTAGAAGGTAAAGTTATACATGGAAGTTACCTAAATAGAGGATCCAATCGGCGTAGGCGGTGCCTCGGAGGACGGAGCCGAAGAGCAAGGACACGGCGCCGAGGAAGCCAATTAGGGAGTCCTCCATCTGCCACAAGTAACTCATGACAGGCACAACCACCAACGGGCCTAAGGAAAGAAAATCGACGGGTGTGGGATACATGCTGGACCAATTATACATAGAACAGTGAGGGATATGAAAGCTCACGATTATGCCAAAGACCTTTTCGCTATGCCGTGGAGAAGTAATATAGCGAAAAGGCCGACGGCATATTAGTGTGTTTGCATGCTCCTTCCTACGTTGTTCTATCGACAAAGAAAATCAAGAATGCGGTACAAAGAtttcaataaaaagataaaaaataagatctCGAGTATTTTCTTCAgagcatattttcttctttttagagtTATTTAACAGTAGATTAACATAAAAAGAAATCGATTACCCACCAAGAGACAGGAGGCAGGTGTCCGTTATCGACCATCTGGTGAAATTTTTGTAATCCCATGAGAACCTTATCCGAGTGTACAGAAAATTATAGTTGAGGGATCCTGAGGGTTTTGAAAGGCATCTTAAAGAATTCGGGCTAAATATCCGAagtcaattttattatataccgaCTTGTATACCATTGCCATTGcctatactttaaaaaataacaataataataacaataataataataaattaaataaataaataaataaataaatagattaattagaTTTTAATTTACTGTGCTGTCTTGCAGGGCATGGTACCTAGTGCAACATCATTATAAACAACTAGGCCATATTTTCAACGTGGAATCTTATACAGTTCATTAAGACAAATATAGGAAAAATGTAAATGAGAATGAATCATTTCACGGCGTAGGATATGTAATTTGCGTttcttcatcataattataagtTTCCGAGGAAGAGGTAATATCTAAACATGAATTAAACATCTCGCATGGTGGAGTTATTCCTTTTCCTTAATACCTTCTTTGGTCAAATGCACGTTTAATCCCCGAGTATCTGAAACCCTATCTGAACTTAAATGATAGAGACTAAGATAGTAAGATAAAATGCTGATATGACTGATAAATAGGATAATTGTAATAGCGGAATATAAACTGGAGGTTGGCGAGATTGTCTGACGGAAGAAGATCATTAAGGCAGAACGGTTCGTAAAATAGCTGTCGCCTAACATATGGGGAATAATGAAGTCTTAGACACGAAGTAATCTTGATTGTGAGACATGAGGACAACTTGCCGTAAGTGGAGATGAAGAGTAAGATAGCAATGATGTGGCCGATGACGTGACGTCGTCCTTGGTCTCTCCGCCTCCTGAAGGGCGTCAGCAGTGTCTCTTTCAGCTGTATAAGAGAGAGAATTTCCCGGATTGACCTGTCTTGACGCAGCTCGACCTCGTCACCTGCTCCGGGTTTCTTTTCGAGTCTTGCGAGTCCGTAGACCGCCGCGACACCCAGCAGGAGCGCCCCGACCAAGAACACGCCGACGTACCCCCAGCGGGCGTATACTAGCAGCCCGAGCAACTGTCCCACCGTGGCCCCGAGCACCGACACCAACCCGATCATAGAGATGCGAGAGGTGCGCGCCCGCTGTCCTGAGGCCACGGCGACATAGGCGTATCCGCCCATGAATATGGTCATGGCAGCGCCCGTTAAGCCCACGGGGATGTAGGCGAGCAAGATGTAGTCCGGAGGGAGCGTCCACCAGTAGGCATTAGCTGCAAGGCCTAATTTCATGATAGCTATTCCTACCATGGGAATAATGATAGGTAGGCGGCGATCGCGGTTGTCGCTCAACGCGCCCAGGACGAGGACAATGAGGGCGGCCGGGAGGTACTCGATGAGGTGGTTGTGCACGTTGTAGCGCGTCGTCATGCGGTGCACGGCGCCCTGCTCCTCGGGGTACATGCCCGTGTCCAGGTTCTTGCAAATTTCTTCGTCGTAGTGAAAATGGAAGTAGCAGATCTTCTCCACCCACATTTGCGTGGTGTACACAAAGCAAAGGCCATACGCCAGCATGTACAGAAGCAGCGCAGGCTCCACAGTGATCGAAGAGAAGAAGTACCTCAAGCGTGATCGACATCCGCCAGGGGGGTGAGCTGGGCCATTCCGCCNNNNNNNNNNNNNNNNNNNNNNNNNNNNNNNNNNNNNNNNNNNNNNNNNNNNNNNNNNNNNNNNNNNNNNNNNNNNNNNNNNNNNNNNNNNNNNNNNNNNatatatataaaaatataatatatattttatattatatataatatatataatatatatattaatatatgtagtgtggtgtgtgtgtgtgttgtgggtatgtatataatatatatatatatatattttaaaattataaaatattataatatatatatatattatataaaacgtaTGTTTGTAAATTttagggatatatgtatgtggggaaatacatacatacaacatatataaaataatatatatataaaatatatatatataaaatatatatatatgtgtggtgtgtgtgtgtgtgtgtacatatgaaatatatacacataaatgtatataatatattatttatgtatatgtatgtttatatatatatatatatatatatatattcacacaagcatatatatatatatatatatatatatatatatatatatatatatatatatgtatatatataatattttatatatataatatatatatatatatctgtgtgtgtgtgcgtgtgtgtgtgtgtgttcgtgtgtgtgtgtatgtgtgtatgtgtgtgtgtgtgtttgcaagtatGCATTTATGTAATCGCAACCTAGTTGTTTTTGTGAGCCAGCAGTTATCTTCGAAGGGTTTACTTGGCCTCACTTACTTGGATAGTTCCATTTGttaatgagggagtgagggagggggggcggtgggTAGGGTGAGTGGCCCTTAGGTGTTTAAAGGCAGCTGTCCACTGCACTTCTTTTTGTTCCCGGAATTGCCTAGTATGCGCACCCTACTTTCTTCCTACAAATAGTACGAATTTAACGTTTCCTGATCACCTCCCTCATCACGTGTTGTTTATAGCTTCCTAGTCTGTCGGAAAACGTGCACTTCACTTTTCAAAggtgaacacacatatatacgcacacacacataagtacatacGTAAACGCgctcaaagaaacacacacatactctctctctctctctctctctctctctctctctctctctctctctcctctctctctctctctctctctctctctctctctctctctctctcacacacacacacacaacacacacacacacacaaacacgcacaaacaagaACAGACATTGCCTCTGTAAGCTCAGTGTAAACAAACATTTAGAGTCCATTAGATTACTGCTTCACTTAAAATGTCCCCACACGTCTAAACATGccgtgaaaaataatgatgacagtaataatggtaataacacagtaataatattaaatatatatatatatatatatatatatatatatatatacataatatatatatatatatatatatatatatatatatatatatatatatatatatatatgatgacgataataagtaatactaatattgaaTGACAAATATGCTTCAtaaatctcttttttattctggAATTACAGTTATTCTTTCCCTTTAATTCTataaaaagggaatgataaaataTGTCCGTTACCGCACGCCCTTGACATTTCAAGGAAGAATAGCGATAAACCTGACGGTAATTTAGGAAGCCCGATGCAAaaaggggaggcagggaagggaaggggtatgggtgagaagaagggataggggtatggatgaagaggaagaggtatgGGGGTATGGCAGAGGAAGGAGGGTTGTGTGGGTGAGACGGAGTGGGAAGGATGGTAGGGGTAAAAAGGggtaagaggagaaaggggggagcgaaggagggcGGGTAttaggatgaggagaaagagggaggggcgtagaggatgggaaggggaaaaaagaaggggagggaataagAGGGTAAAGGTAgagtaaagaagggaaggaatagaaggaagcaagagaggcgggaaggggggtggagagtaTTGGCAGCAGGTGGTCGCCCGTTTTATCTTTCTCgggataaaaatgaatgaaaatggcaGTACTTTATCTCTGCGTTTACTGTTCACTGAAATTGCTGCAAATTAGTAGATTTTATTCTCTTAATCACCTAAACCTATGCTTTCCCTCAGACGAATATTTTAGTGTTTGTGAAGTGATACAGATTAATGCCACAACTCACAGCTTATGAATCTATTGATGAAGTTCAGTTATATGACGAAATACCAAATTAATCGTACAAGAGGGCAAAAGTGGGTAGGAGAGAAAGTGTGGTTTAATCTGGCATCACCGGTAGGCCTATTCTATCCTAAGACTGGTATTTACTTCGTTTTCACACTCACTCGCTTTCCCTTTTTGAAGTAAGAAAATGCATGTCGCAGCCGGGCTCAGTACTTTCATGTTTGCTTATTTACGAAAGATTTGCTTTACATAAACTTTTTTGCTGTGGTTGGCGACTCCCCAtttggaaaatgaaaggaaattggtttgcatatttttgttttcatactcTCCTTCTTTGTAaagtaaacacaaagaaaactgaaaatggtgAAAACACAACGCCGTTTAATCTGTTGGGATCTGTTGGTAGGTAGTAGAAGCAACTGTACActgagcttcgcatatcggactatcCTTAGAAACACTAGAACATAATTTGTTGTATAAGATTTACAATTTGTACTACTGTCATACGTACAGtatgtagttatatttttttgtaaaagtaaTTTGTTTTATTAGACTTCCCATTCGAAAAAAATGGCGTTTCTGTAAAGACAGGTATGCATTTTGACGAAAACTCATTTAGATACATTTATGTCACACCAACAAGCAATAGATGAGAACtgctaaaaaaagaagagggaaatagatgaaggaaaataaggagaacaaataaatataatagaacgACAGTGAATTGTTCATCATGGCCGACAGGCCAACAAACTGACATAAGATGAAAGAGATAGAATCACACTTCAAAATTCCctgctttattattgttgttgacctGAAAGTACCAATAAGTTTAGTATAAAATGTTTAAGTCAAGTGTGTGATTCCTAATCCCCAAGTACTAATTATTTTCTATGCTTTGTGATATTTCATTATATTGATATTCAACTGACCATATGTGACGTTATGCTCAAAACAAGTCTACTTTACACAGACCTCAGTATAATCCAAGGACAATATTTGGTGCCACACTGAATTAGAAATAGGATTTTTCTTAGCTgcaattgattttaaaatttaggtAAGTTTTGCACAACTATTTCATAAACAGTTTGTACCTTGGTGAGTGATTTATTACAGTGCATAGAGAATAGAAGACAAATCGTGGTCTGATAAGTTGTttcatttcttgctttctttcatgTAGTTCAAATTGTTCAGAATTGTCATTACAAGGTACTTCGGGCTTTCTCACAGTCTGTACGGTAGTGACCACTAACACtatgagaaataaaatgaattacaAATACATATCACTAGTTCCATGGCACCCTGTTGTGGCGGACGCCACAACAGGGTGCCACAGGATGTCACACGTGAGCGAGTTGGttttagtcgacacaggccgggctcccttcatgggcatagcccgggcaaggctaagctttgcatatcggacttatccttaaccaTCCGCCTCTTTGAGGTataggactagagctccctctgtgAGGTGACACAGGCtgttgggtggctgtttcactagatggaggaagaaagattTCCCAAAAACAATGAGCCTGTCTTGTAGGTGGAATGGCATCCCTCTGGTTtctcccaggggttcacacctggGGAGAGACTGTGGCATCTCTGTGCGCTGTGGAGAAAGGAGTCCTGGAAGTGGAgggatgccgtgcatgagtacgccttgcggctagcaacacgcttttttggtcccttattccagcaagacgggttgCCTGATCCTGGCCTGGTCAGGTCAATTGGCTGGTGTCTTTCGGGAGGCtaaggtcaagcagtcaatgtcgccgttggcactcacattGGTCCcctgagtggcggtacaacggccattggctgcatatatcctctcaccacccctgtggctgttagacattagttctaacatagaGCTtgcccttgttggactccgtggttgatggggcgtgagaggatgagaTAACTGCTTATTTTCATGGCAAACATTCCTACAAACCCCTCACTGAAGCCATTTGTGGTTTTtagtggcaaaagaaaatgcaaagcacaggttgactctgtcagatCTGCCGTTAAAATGGACACggcatcagccaaaaacatgtctatcCATGAGTAGTACTCAGACATCCttcctgaccgagatgggaacgcaagctgaaccagccgaaacagctactgctcccacgaccgcagccacattatttaagccgaaagggcggtctgaaacgacccaggccggagacagactctgagggagagtctagaCACCCTAGGCGTTTCCCATAGTTCAAAGTTCCccctaaacctgaaggcttcgacaaagcctaccaagctgtacaatgtgacagcaagccaggctgtaggagctactgcagcacaagaccgagtgatcatatgggagacttcaatgcacaccaccccatcctggctccctgcagggcaccgatgcggcaggccatcacagccaacgtgcttgagactctCCCCGAGATCGTTCTTCTTAACAAGCAAAAGCCAACGCatatcagaggaggggtcctagacctcaccttggccactgcggctctggtgtgTCAATGAGACGTCACAGGTGACCATTATGGTACTGTTACTCCCCTCATGGATGTGGCCTAAATGCcaaaaccaaatccaagatggaaacaaCAGATAAGGCACTGGCaaacctttcagaatgccttggacattgtcttagaagcaatgaatctccacagagtgaaaatgtggaagtgcttgaagccagacttatcagtgccataaatcaagcagcctcacagactatacctaaaactcggccatggtccaggagttataaagacgcctggtactttaatgacgagattaaggaagtcaaccacagagtgaacatgtgtagaaacaTTTCCggaggcaaagaacccctgacaccctagccctcctaagggaagctgtcagggatgccaaggaaactgccaacagaatcaggcaggaaaagtggctggaatggtgtgagtcctttgaccaccaaaccacccttacagagctgtggcaataggtcaggcgagctactagccgctcagcccgagGTCCACACACCACgtccctcaatcagaagcaaacagattggtgcaggagttctctgcgagaacaagcagcaacagtctgccagctgaactgagggcaaaccaacaacgcctacaaccaggcagacttgctcatatcagagaaagggcagccaaaccctataactcagatgttatcttctctctcatgGAACTAAGACaaactacaaaaacagttcttgcacagcccagGTTCTGATGGTATCTCATACCTCATCATTTCCCTCCTAGGACTGGCCAGCTTGCATTCCTGGGAAACCTCCACTCCACCCAgggctggaagagggctatcatagttcccatcccaaactaaaggagccagggaagtactgcccaTCCTCTCAtcagctgtctgggcaaaatGGCCGAGAGAATGTACTAAACTGACTTCAGTGGAAAATGGGATCCCCACATGAACGCCTCCATGGTtcaaaggggcatgagcacagcacacagcatagccacgctctttacCACAATCAGCATTGTACTTCTGTGGTattattcctagacctggagaaggttttgaattagcaagtcctcttgctactcagaagaccctgatccagaagggcaTCAGTGGAAAGCTCTTAGCTTGGATAGgcgactatttcaggaacagaacagccagtcagattcaaggtcacctatcacagcacatgccactagaaaatggaat is a genomic window of Penaeus monodon isolate SGIC_2016 chromosome 10, NSTDA_Pmon_1, whole genome shotgun sequence containing:
- the LOC119578017 gene encoding solute carrier family 46 member 3-like (The sequence of the model RefSeq protein was modified relative to this genomic sequence to represent the inferred CDS: added 37 bases not found in genome assembly) → MSEESMPLLTNSRRNGPAHPPGGCRSRLRYFFSSITVEPALLLYMLAYGLCFVYTTQMWVEKICYFHFHYDEEICKNLDTGMYPEEQGAVHRMTTRYNVHNHLIEYLPAALIVLVLGALSDNRDRRLPIIIPMVGIAIMKLGLAANAYWWTLPPDYILLAYIPVGLTGAAMTIFMGGYAYVAVASGQRARTSRISMIGLVSVLGATVGQLLGLLVYARWGYVGVFLVGALLLGVAAVYGLARLEKKPGAGDEVELRQDRSIREILSLIQLKETLLTPFRRRRDQGRRHVIGHIIAILLFISTYGSLNYNFLYTRIRFSWDYKNFTRWSITDTCLLSLGPLVVVPVMSYLWQMEDSLIGFLGAVSLLFGSVLRGTAYADWILYLASVIGLGQGLIIMASRGAISKTVNEEETAKIFAVLGAFETGVPVLSAFVYTAIYNSSLETFPGAIYTFTALIAVVICCLYVSLYGRQATERQDENGP